In Drosophila willistoni isolate 14030-0811.24 chromosome XR unlocalized genomic scaffold, UCI_dwil_1.1 Seg144, whole genome shotgun sequence, one DNA window encodes the following:
- the LOC6638978 gene encoding peritrophin-48, with protein sequence MGNVSYLWLCLAALLLSGVNARDEDICRLFSNGTVIRDPDSCSRYITCIDFTSHYSSCTGSTAFFDKDSEKCVKSLSSDTTCQVSCAGASEKFVADPKSCYGYYYCANEETPMYGTCPEATHFNATTQACTRLYESACSVLSFDYCSIVKNSVNFDNVQACNQYHTCTKGKLTTKTCDSGYYYQASTGTCVVKAKVECVAHPLPKDVCGTAKKPYANKFVSDGATCRGYFYCASQADGTPDASPTWNQCPNDKFFDSTTETCRTPNEVKCTEDRCDGRSKSFVLSSTTGCRHYLRCVDGITLDEKSCGNYFFDEEKGACVANVLTFDIC encoded by the exons ATGGGAAATGTTTCGTACT TATGGCTTTGTTTGGCAGCCCTATTATTAAGCGGTGTAAATGCTCGAGATGAGGACATTTGCCGTTTGTTCTCTAATGGCACTGTCATCCGTGATCCAGACTCTTGTAGCCGTTATATAACCTGCATTGACTTCACTAGCCATTATAGCAGTTGCACTGGATCAACGGCCTTCTTCGATAAGGACTCGGAAAAATGCGTTAAGAGCTTGTCGAGCGATACAACTTGCCAAGTCTCGTGTGCCGGAGCCAGCGAGAAATTTGTTGCCGATCCCAAATCCTGCTATGGCTACTACTATTGCGCCAACGAGGAGACACCCATGTATGGCACTTGCCCGGAGGCAACACACTTCAATGCCACCACACAAGCCTGTACCCGTCTATATGAGTCGGCTTGCAGTGTCCTTAGCTTTGACTATTGTAGCATTGTCAAGAACAGTGTGAACTTTGACAATGTTCAGGCGTGCAATCAGTATCACACCTGCACCAAGGGTAAATTGACCACAAAGACCTGCGATAGTGGCTATTACTATCAGGCTAGTACGGGTACTTGTGTGGTCAAAGCCAAAGTTGAGTGTGTTGCCCATCCGCTGCCCAAGGATGTGTGCGGCACTGCAAAGAAGCCCTATGCCAACAAATTCGTATCGGACGGTGCCACATGTCGTGGCTATTTCTATTGTGCCTCGCAAGCGGATGGCACTCCGGATGCAAGTCCCACCTGGAATCAGTGTCCCAATGATAAGTTTTTCGACAGCACCACCGAAACCTGCCGTACCCCCAATGAAGTCAAGTGCACTGAGGATCGTTGCGATGGACGTTCAAAGAGTTTTGTACTGAGCAGCACCACGGGATGCCGTCACTACCTGCGATGCGTGGATGGCATCACCCTGGACGAAAAGAGTTGTGGTAATTACTTCTTCGACGAGGAGAAAGGCGCATGTGTGGCCAATGTTTTAACCTTTGACATTTGTTAA
- the LOC6638854 gene encoding peritrophin-44, whose protein sequence is MRCYPILGICLVVLCLTPSLYAINDYEQLCRLFKNGTLIRKPGTCNEYIDCIDGEGTIQVCPSAQNFFNPTEQKCSTVNAVTTNTYCGNRCEGLDSVWVSDPTDCQQYFYCRNGEALSGYCSGTQHFEESSQTCVYSVDSECVDVANICEILPDKTKFRNENDCSTYYECDKNGNHELKSCSTSKATKYFDVETGTCVAPNTVACTAHPKDGVCLNGSKPKSGYVTDGATCRGYFHCKDLGSVEDLNPTWYQCPEGYFFDESRGGCATATSVICTHNRCDGRGSMLVTSSSNECHNYIRCVNGLETEELTCNWDYFFDESIQACTSKIIYDGCCDGQD, encoded by the coding sequence ATGCGTTGTTATCCGATCTTGGGCATTTGTTTGGTGGTCTTGTGCCTGACACCCTCACTGTATGCCATCAATGACTATGAGCAGCTATGTCGTCTGTTTAAGAATGGAACTCTGATCCGTAAGCCTGGCACTTGCAATGAGTATATCGATTGCATAGATGGCGAGGGCACAATACAAGTTTGCCCGAGTGCCCAAAATTTCTTCAATCCCACTGAGCAGAAATGTAGCACGGTAAATGCTGTGACCACCAACACATATTGCGGTAATCGTTGCGAAGGTCTGGATAGCGTTTGGGTCTCCGATCCCACCGATTGTCAACAGTATTTCTATTGCCGGAATGGAGAAGCTCTGTCGGGCTATTGCAGTGGAACTCAGCACTTTGAAGAGTCCTCACAAACATGTGTGTACAGCGTGGATTCGGAATGCGTGGATGTGGCCAATATATGTGAGATTCTACCCGATAAAACGAAATTCCGTAATGAAAACGATTGTAGTACATACTATGAGTGCGATAAAAATGGAAACCATGAACTTAAATCCTGCTCAACGAGTAAAGCAACCAAATACTTTGATGTGGAGACCGGCACCTGTGTGGCCCCCAATACAGTGGCATGTACGGCTCATCCCAAGGATGGTGTTTGTCTTAACGGCTCTAAGCCTAAATCAGGCTATGTAACCGATGGCGCCACTTGTCGTGGTTATTTCCATTGCAAAGATCTTGGATCTGTTGAAGATTTAAATCCCACTTGGTATCAATGCCCCGAAGGATATTTCTTTGATGAGTCGCGTGGTGGATGCGCAACGGCAACTTCCGTGATATGCACACACAATCGTTGCGACGGTCGCGGCTCTATGTTGGTGACCAGCAGTAGCAATGAGTGTCATAATTATATCCGTTGTGTGAATGGTCTCGAAACGGAAGAGCTAACATGCAATTGGGATTACTTTTTCGATGAGTCCATTCAGGCCTGTACATCAAAAATTATCTATGACGGATGTTGTGATGGTCAAGATTAA
- the LOC6638853 gene encoding possible lysine-specific histone demethylase 1 produces MKPTTQAGGVGGGGGVAGGGYSSGAAAGNGAGTSSSVAAKLPEPIDYVTLISDDSDGEPSPKRTPGSSGKPKFDDDSNDATTPSTTATSDERRTSRRNKPKVDYTNTNKTTTGNTLNTTSENTPSEKSSSTTASASSASTSQMSDRRSQSNNHQSRKSETSTTNGGGGNSTTTSTSGNGGTGNGTTGESGRDMGTPTVLAGQEGAVFQSRLPFSKMTTNEEACFPDISGSGILGHRVFLNIRNSLLHMWVDNPKVQLTFDNALKNIPPPFDSEPNLVRRVHSFLERHGFINFGIFRRLQPIPSKKLGKVIVIGAGISGLAVAQQLQQFGMDVIVLEARDRVGGRIATFRKNSYIADLGAMVVTGVYGNPMTILSKQIGMDLVPIQQTCPLYGPDGKPVPKEKDDVIEREFNRLLESASYLSHRLDFNYAGNCPVSLGDALEWIISMQEKHAMQKRAMHMHEIIAAQNKIIEHRKKVKAVKQTVATLRLEHKALLRQRAPKSAISDDVTYARQEYNIRNTQLKLEDTRQLLDELRQQSKQLELKLYELEQNGPSDVYLSSRDRLILDWHFANLEFANATRLNNLSLKHWDQDDDFEFIGHHTTVRNGYSCVPVALTENLDIRVNSAVKEIKYGSQGVEIVAENLKTSNSQMTYKADLVVCTLTLGVLKVAVAHEESQQGNTVKFDPPLPDWKQQAIRRLGFGNLNKVVLCFDRIFWDPNANLFGHVGSTTASRGELFLFWSISSTPVLLALVAGMAANIVESVTDDIIIGRCMSVLKNIYGNNSVPQPKETVVTRWRSDPWARGSYSYVSVGSSGSDYDLLAAPVIPNVDHPHPSKDSEGLPRLFFAGEHTIRNYPATVHGAYLSGLREAGRIADYYLGYPEGTPSDIGYSVVEAANSVSVGNVVKLRDLSPNLSDSTSSKKSEENSNSNTADSVELQ; encoded by the exons ATGAAGCCAACAACTCAAGCCGgcggtgttggtggtggtggcggcgtCGCCGGTGGTGGTTATAGCTCCGGTGCTGCAGCGGGAAATGGAGCCGGCACGAGCTCGAGCGTGGCAGCCAAACTTCCAGAACCCATAGACTATGTGACTCTGATCAGTGATGATTCGGATGGCGAACCATCGCCCAAGCGTACACCGGGATCTTCGGGTAAACCAAAATTCGATGATGATTCTAATGATGCCACCACACCCAGTACCACAGCGACCAGTGATGAGCGTCGTACGAGTCGGCGAAATAAGCCTAAAGTCGACTATACTAATACGAATAAAACAACAACGGGGAATACATTAAATACGACTTCCGAAAATACGCCCAGTGAAAAATCAAGTTCCACTACCGCTTCCGCATCATCAGCCAGCACCAGCCAAATGTCTGACAGACGATCTCAATCGAATAATCATCAATCGAGAAAATCAGAGACTTCTACCACaaatggtggtggtggcaatAGCACCACTACTAGCACCAGCGGCAACGGCGGCACTGGCAATGGGACAACTGGTGAATCGGGTCGAGATATGGGCACACCCACCGTTTTAGCCGGCCAGGAGGGAGCAGTCTTTCAATCACGCCTGCCTTTCAGCAAAATGACCACCAATGAGGAGGCATGCTTTCCAGATATTAGTGGCTCTGGCATACTAGGCCACCGTGTGTTCCTCAATATACGAAATAGTCTGCTCCACATGTGGGTGGACAATCCGAAGGTCCAACTTACTTTTGACAATGCTTTGAAGAATATTCCGCCTCCCTTTGATAGTGAACCGAATTTAGTACGTCGCGTCCACTCGTTTCTCGAGAGACACGGTTTCATAAATTTTGGAATATTCCGACGTCTGCAGCCAATACCAAGCAAAAAGTTGGGCAAAGTAATCGTAATTGGAGCAGGCATCTCTGGTCTAGCTGTGGCCCAGCAACTGCAGCAATTTGGAATGGATGTCATAGTGCTGGAGGCTCGAGATCGAGTAGGTGGACGCATTGCCACGTTTCGCAAGAATAGCTATATTGCCGATCTGGGTGCTATGGTGGTCACGGGTGTCTACGGTAATCCAATGACCATATTAAGTAAACAAATTGGCATGGATCTGGTGCCCATACAGCAAACCTGCCCACTCTACGGTCCCGATGGCAAACCGGTGCCCAAGGAAAAGGATGATGTTATCGAGAGAGAATTTAATCGACTCCTAGAATCGGCGAGCTATTTATCCCATCGCCTAGACTTTAATTATGCCGGCAATTGTCCAGTCTCGCTGGGCGATGCACTGGAATGGATCATAAGTATGCAGGAGAAGCATGCCATGCAAAAGCGGGCCATGCATATGCACGAGATTATAGCAGCGCAAAACAAGATCATTGAACACCGGAAAAAGGTGAAGGCTGTGAAGCAGACAGTAGCCACCCTTCGATTAGAGCATAAGGCGTTGCTCCGACAACGTGCTCCCAAAAGTGCGATCAGCGATGATGTCACCTATGCGCGGCAGGAGTACAACATAAGAAATACCCAACTGAAACTAGAGGATACTCGACAACTATTAGACGAGCTAAGACAGCAGAGTAAACAGCTAGAATTAAAACTTTATGAACTGGAACAAAATGGTCCTAG TGATGTCTACTTGTCCTCCCGCGATCGTCTCATTCTTGATTGGCATTTTGCCAATCTGGAGTTTGCCAATGCCACAAGATTAAATAATCTATCACTTAAACACTGGGACCAAGATGATGATTTCGAATTCATTGGCCATCATACAACAGTGCGAAATGGTTATTCGTGTGTACCTGTTGCGTTAACCGAAAATCTTGACATACGTGTGAATAGTGCAGTAAAAGAGATCAAATACGGAAGCCAGGGCGTTGAGATAGTGGCGGAAAACCTTAAGACCTCCAATTCACAGATGACATATAAAGCCGATTTGGTTGTATGTACTCTAACGCTGGGCGTCCTTAAAGTGGCAGTGGCCCACGAAGAATCTCAGCAGGGGAATACAGTGAAATTTGATCCACCATTGCCTGATTGGAAACAGCAGGCAATTCGACGTCTGGGTTTTGGTAATCTCAACAAGGTTGTACTCTGTTTCGATCGCATTTTCTGGGATCCAAATGCCAATCTATTTGGTCATGTGGGAAGCACGACGGCTAGTCGGG GagaattgtttcttttttggagTATAAGCTCAACGCCCGTGCTTCTGGCCTTAGTAGCGGGCATGGCTGCCAATATAGTAGAGAGTGTAACGGATGACATCATAATTGGACGCTGTATGTCTGTATTGAAGAACATTTATGGTAATAATTCGGTGCCACAGCCCAAGGAAACGGTAGTAACACGATGGCGCAGCGATCCCTGGGCTCGAGGATCGTATAGTTATGTTTCAGTTGGATCATCGGGCAGTGATTATGATCTATTGGCAGCTCCAGTCATTCCTAATGTTGATCATCCACATCCCAGCAAGGATTCGGAAGGATTGCCACGCCTATTCTTTGCAGGAGAGCACACTATACGCAATTATCCGGCCACTGTACATGGGGCCTATTTGAGTGGTCTTCGGGAAGCTGGTCGCATAGCTGATTATTATTTAGGTTATCCGGAGGGTACACCTTCCGATATTGGTTATTCGGTGGTGGAGGCCGCCAATTCTGTCTCTGTTGGCAATGTGGTTAAATTACGTGACCTCTCGCCCAATCTCTCCGACTCCACGTCCTCAAAGAAATCAGAGGAGAACTCCAATTCAAACACTGCCGACTCTGTGGAGCTTCAATAA
- the LOC6638852 gene encoding uncharacterized protein LOC6638852, whose translation MSDSESIELPSHVRNALLEIYKRHDQPMIIEAASGVGENIYGQVLRISWPTLKDASSVVVKMAPKNEARRAHTHVADYYKREVFMYENVFRAYRELAQETGNRFDVTPALITSGLQAPEEFIIFEDLNVGGYTRNARSSMPTSGLVISSVKALAKLHGLSFALQHTKPEKFSELIDKVKEDNLFTPHMEAVSIEFGRAQLRRTQRMLQDEEQTEESQLLQRVIKNCDDKFKDFPLYCVDGASQSPYAVICHGDFWNNNILYKNKSATNDDKTIDAKLIDFQMSRYASPVLDLVHYLFACTEKPLRDTNFQSFMDIYHETLALNLKSFNLEIENIYPRDIFDRQLCDFGVYGLIMAAFSMPFFVSQADEIVNIDKVSEAIQDLSATSSDEDAPKCQELIEEFEMLNERTLPIFKRRMTGVVCDIIKYKMAEKLFQL comes from the exons ATGAGCGATAGCGAGAGTATTGAGCTACCCAGTCATGTTAGGAATGCATTATTGGAGATCTATAAACGTCACGATCAACCGATGATCATAGAGGCCGCTTCGGGTGTGGGTGAGAATATCTATGGGCAAGTTTTGCGCATCAGTTGGCCTACACTGAAAGATGCATCTTCAGTGGTGGTAAAAATGGCGCCAAAAAATGAAGCCAGACGGGCTCACACTCATGTGGCGGACTATTATAAGCGAGAAGTTTTCATGTATGAGAATGTGTTTCGAGCTTACAGAGAATTGGCGCAGGAAACAGGAAATCGTTTTGATGTAACGCCGGCATTAATCACTTCCGGTCTACAGGCACCGGAAGAGTTCATAATTTTTGAGGACTTAAATGTTGGAGGCTATACGAGAAATGCTCGTAGCTCTATGCCCACAAGTGGCTTGGTAATCTCTTCGGTGAAGGCTCTGGCCAAATTGCATGGACTTTCGTTTGCATTACAGCACACGAAACCTGAGAAGTTCTCGGAATTGATCGATAAAGTGAAAGAGGATAATCTATTCACTCCCCACATGGAGGCTGTGTCCATTGAATTCGGTAGAGCGCAATTAAGACGCACTCAACGTATGCTACAAGATGAGGAGCAAACAGAGGAGTCGCAGCTCTTGCAGCGGGTGATTAAAAACTGCGATGATAAGTTCAAGGATTTCCCTCTCTACTGTGTGGATGGGGCGTCTCAATCCCCCTATGCAGTTATTTGTCATGGTGATTTTTGGAACAACAACATCCTCTATAAAAACAAA TCTGCGACTAATGATGACAAAACAATCGATGCCAAACTAATTGATTTTCAAATGTCACGATATGCCTCGCCAGTTTTAGATTTGGTTCACTATCTATTTGCCTGCACCGAGAAACCATTAAGAGATACAAATTTCCAGAGCTTTATGGACATTTACCATGAGACATTggctttaaatttaaagagcTTCAACTTGGAAATCGAAAATATCTATCCACGTGACATTTTCGATCGGCAATTGTGTGACTTTGGTGTCTATGGTCTTATTATGGCGGCATTTTCCATGCCCTTTTTCGTTTCCCAGGCCGATGAAATAGTCAATATTGATAAAGTATCCGAGGCCATCCAGGATCTATCAGCCACATCCTCTGACGAAGATGCTCCCAAGTGTCAAGAGCTAATTGAGGAATTTGAAATGCTAAATGAGCGTACTTTACCCATTTTCAAACGCCGAATGACCGGTGTAGTGTGTGATATAATCAAGTACAAGATGGCCGAGAAGCTATTCCAATTGTAA
- the LOC6638851 gene encoding probable deoxycytidylate deaminase, with protein MSLSSTKEDTSTLANQLEKSLTIKAETTEIESNGLSPKKSHKHQNYLIWDDYFMAMALLSAKRSKDPVTQVGACIVDKQNRIVAIGYNGFPRNCSDDVFPWTKNSEDSMEDKKLYVVHAEANAILNSNSTSLVGTCLYTTLFPCNECTKLIIQSGIQRVLYISDKYAHKAKYRASRRMLDAARITYSHYEPTQKEIVINFNDI; from the exons ATGTCTTTATCGTCGACTAAGGAAGACACCTCCACATTAGCCAATCAATTGGAAAAGTCATTGACGATTAAAGCAGAAACTACAGAAATAGAATCAAATGGATTATCGCCTAAGAAATCCCATAAACATCAAAATTACTTGATTTGGGATGATTATTTTATGGCAATGGCTCTTCTGTCGGCTAAACGAAGCAAGGATCCGGTAACCCAAGTGGGCGCCTGTATTGTGGACAAGCAGAATCGAATTGTGGCAATTGGTTATAATGGATTCCCGCGCAATTGCAGCGATGATGTGTTTCCATGGACAAAGAATAGTGAGGATTCCATGGAGGACAAGAAACTCTACGTGGTTCATGCTGAGGCTAATGCTATACTcaatagcaatagcacaagcctAGTAGGCACTTGCCTCTACACAACGCTCTTTCCGTGCAATGAATGTACCAAACTTATTATACAG TCGGGCATCCAGAGGGTTCTTTACATATCCGATAAATATGCGCATAAAGCCAAATATCGGGCATCGAGACGGATGCTCGATGCTGCTCGTATTACATATTCCCATTATGAGCCAACTCAAAAAGAAATTGTCATCAATTTTAATGACATTTGA
- the LOC6638850 gene encoding clathrin light chain, translated as MDFGDDFAPKEEVDPAAEFLAREQSVLGDLEAEITGGGGSTTPAPTLLDDGPLTGGAELGSELSTNVGGGLESSTGSFEVIGGESNEPVGISGPPPSREEPEKIRKWREEQKQRLEEKDVEEERKKEELRQQSKKELDDWLRQIGESISKTKLSSRNAEKQAASLENGAIEPGTEWERIAKLCDFNPKVNKAGKDVSRMRSIYLHLKQNPIQVQKTA; from the coding sequence ATGGATTTCGGTGATGATTTTGCCCCAAAAGAGGAGGTCGATCCTGCAGCAGAATTTCTGGCTCGCGAGCAATCCGTCCTGGGTGATCTGGAAGCGGAAATAACAGGTGGTGGCGGCTCAACAACACCTGCTCCCACCCTATTAGATGACGGTCCACTGACCGGTGGTGCCGAATTGGGCAGCGAACTTTCCACAAATGTCGGTGGTGGTTTGGAATCATCCACAGGAAGCTTTGAAGTGATTGGTGGGGAGTCCAATGAGCCAGTTGGAATCTCTGGCCCACCACCATCACGTGAAGAGCCCGAAAAGATACGCAAATGGCGGGAGGAGCAGAAGCAACGTCTCGAAGAGAAAGATGTTGAAGAGGAGCGTAAAAAGGAAGAATTACGACAGCAATCCAAAAAAGAATTGGACGATTGGCTGCGCCAGATTGGTGAATCTATCTCGAAGACCAAGCTCTCCTCGCGCAATGCCGAGAAGCAGGCTGCCTCGCTAGAAAATGGTGCAATCGAACCGGGCACCGAATGGGAGCGCATTGCCAAGCTCTGTGATTTCAATCCCAAAGTCAATAAGGCCGGCAAGGACGTGTCGCGCATGCGTTCAATTTACCTGCATCTCAAGCAAAATCCCATACAGGTGCAAAAGACCGCCTAA